ACCCGCTATGCTGAACCGCACCCGGCTGGGGCTACCGTTTTTAGGATATCGGATATTTCCGCATTATGTGTGGCTATTGCAAAAGAGCAAAGTTCGGTTTATCCAAAAACTAAAGCGGGTAGAAAAACATTACCGCTTTGGTGGATGGACGGAAGTCGCGTGCCATCGGCGGGTTTTGCCTTTGCTGACATTTACTTTGTATGCCGATGCAAAAGTTTTCAGAAAAAATGTACTTTTACAAATAGAAGGTCAGACATCATAAGGCTCGAACCGTGTTTTGCGCGGCGGTAGTTGGAACAACAATTCGGAGAATTGCCGCGTGGCTAATCGCAACAACAATACGCCAGAGAATCGCAACAACAACAATGGTTTCCGTGTTGCCTGTCAGCTCATAACAACGCCGGATGGCAGCGATGAACAGATGTCTGCCCTGTTCTACGTGAGTGGTCTGTGGGCCCACACGGGACAAAAAAGCAGCTTTATGTAGAGCTGTTACAAGGGGCAGTATTGGTAATGCGGATGCATGAAGATTCTGCCGCTTTTTTGTGCGCGCATCGGCGCGCAACCATGTGGAAAAAAATAATATAGATGGCCCGATGGCTACAAACATATGACTCCTCCGGAGTCCAGACTACGTCTGAAGAAAAGAAACTGTAATCATTTGCCGTCAGGCAAGACCTACGGAAGTGGCCTTCGGCTCGGAGAAGTCAAATGTACCTGAGGCATCTTCGATTTGTAGCCGTCGGTCGCCGAAGGCTATAATCCTGTCACCGCTTCGCGGTTTCGCGCGAATAGCGCAAACCATCTACCGGCGGCTGAGGTCACTCGAAGCCCCGGTCGCAAAAAACGCGCTGCGGCGCAGTTCCGGTGGGTTCGAGCCGAAGGTCCCATACAGGGGAGCCTCACCCACCGGTTTTGGGGCGCCTTTCGGCGCATCACTGACCGGCGGCTGAGGTTTTTCCTTAAAGGAATCTCCGACTCGAAGCCCCGGTCGCAAAAAGCGCGCTGGGGTGCAAATCTTATGAAGTCAGATTTCAGAATTTTGAAGTATTGGAAGAATGCCGACGGCACACCCCCTCAAATGCCAATTCTTCGGAGTTTGATGATTCACCCCCTCACATTTCTATAATCATATCATCCCCTTAATGGGATCTTCGACCCTTCGGGATTCCTACCCAAGGCAGAATTTTCCCCAAAACCCCAAAGAGCAAAAAATGAACAACATGCTGACCGGGGTTGAGCGGAGTCAAAATCATCGGATTAATTTGTCATTTGTAATTTCTATCTTCGCCAACCAAAAGGATACCTATGGTTTGGCTCGCTTGCCTGGTTTTGGGATTTCTCGTTGTGCGCGCACTCGTTGTGCTGGTCAATGTGATGACCCGACCCGTGATGAAGGCCACGCCTCCTGTGGGTATGGCGCTTCCGCGCATTTCTTTTCTTGTGCCGGCCCGCAATGAGGCGGCAAATCTGCCTAATCTCTTCGCTCAGGTCCGGGGACTCAATTATCCTGACTACGAACTCATTGTCCTGGACGACCACTCGGAAGACGATACCGCCGCGATTGTTGCCGATGAAGCGCGTACAGATCATCGGGTGAAACTGCTCTCCGGCAAAACGCTGCCGCCTGACTGGCTGGGCAAAAACTTTGCCTGCCACCAACTCGCGCAGGCTGCTTCCGGTGAGTATTTTTTGTTTCTCGATGCCGATATCGCCGAGCTTACCCCCGGCCTCGCACAACTGGCTCTGGCCGAAATGCAACAGCGGAAACTGGCGCTTCTTTCTATTTTTCCCGATCAGATTCTGGGTACTTTGGGCGAACGCCTGGTTGTGCCGCTGATGCACTATATTTTGCTTTCGCTCTTGCCGCTGTGGGCTATTTTCAGGTTTCGCTTTTCTTCTCTCGCTGCGGCCAACGGGCAGTTTATGTTCTTTGAGGCGGGTAGCTACAGGCAGTATTGCTGGCATGAAAAGGTAAGGGGTATCATCGTTGAGGATATCGCCATTATGCAGGAGGTGAAAAAAAACGGCCTGAAGGGTATGACTTTTGTCGCGAATGGCTGGATAAGGTGCCGGATGTATCGTAGCTTTGGCGAAGCAATGGCCGGTTTTAGCAAAAATATTCTGGCAGGTTTTGGAAACAGTATCGCCGGACTGATAGTTTTTCTTTTTTTGGTTTATTTTGCCTGGGCCGGGTTAGTATTTTATTTGCCCGGGAAATTTTTGCTCGCAGGTTTATTGTTGATATTGTTGATCCGTGCAGGAATTTCAGTTCTTGCCAAACAAAATATAGGCTTAAATCTTCTCCTTCACCCGCTTCAAATGATCATTCTGGTGATCATCAG
The Bacteroidia bacterium DNA segment above includes these coding regions:
- a CDS encoding glycosyltransferase family 2 protein, translated to MVWLACLVLGFLVVRALVVLVNVMTRPVMKATPPVGMALPRISFLVPARNEAANLPNLFAQVRGLNYPDYELIVLDDHSEDDTAAIVADEARTDHRVKLLSGKTLPPDWLGKNFACHQLAQAASGEYFLFLDADIAELTPGLAQLALAEMQQRKLALLSIFPDQILGTLGERLVVPLMHYILLSLLPLWAIFRFRFSSLAAANGQFMFFEAGSYRQYCWHEKVRGIIVEDIAIMQEVKKNGLKGMTFVANGWIRCRMYRSFGEAMAGFSKNILAGFGNSIAGLIVFLFLVYFAWAGLVFYLPGKFLLAGLLLILLIRAGISVLAKQNIGLNLLLHPLQMIILVIISLESVKRRISGKNEWKGRNVAKNL